Proteins encoded by one window of Streptomyces clavuligerus:
- the ectA gene encoding diaminobutyrate acetyltransferase, producing MRSTESIGDRGERPEEVGIAAPSLADGGDLWRIARDSESLDLNSPYSYLIWCRDFSGTSLVARAANGTPVAFLTGYIRPDRPDTYFVWQIAVDRAYRGHGLGGRLLDAITDRVVPGRGITTVETTVTPDNTASDRLFTSYARRRRAPLHRCGLLSNDLFPDKEHQPEILYRIGPMAAGSGAQEPPCPPRSPA from the coding sequence ATGAGGTCGACCGAGAGCATCGGCGACAGGGGCGAACGCCCGGAAGAGGTCGGCATCGCCGCCCCGTCCCTCGCGGACGGAGGCGATCTCTGGCGCATCGCCCGCGACAGCGAGTCACTCGATCTGAACTCCCCCTACAGCTATCTGATCTGGTGCCGCGACTTCTCCGGCACATCCCTGGTGGCCCGGGCGGCGAACGGAACCCCGGTCGCCTTCCTCACCGGATACATCCGTCCGGATCGACCCGACACCTATTTCGTCTGGCAGATCGCCGTCGACCGTGCCTACCGGGGGCACGGGCTGGGAGGCAGGCTGCTGGACGCCATCACCGACCGGGTCGTCCCCGGCCGGGGGATCACGACGGTCGAGACCACGGTGACGCCCGACAACACTGCCTCCGACCGTCTTTTCACCTCCTATGCCCGCCGCCGGCGCGCCCCGCTGCACCGATGCGGGCTGCTGAGCAATGACCTCTTCCCCGACAAGGAACACCAGCCCGAAATTCTCTACCGCATCGGGCCGATGGCCGCCGGTAGCGGTGCGCAGGAGCCACCCTGTCCCCCCAGGAGTCCCGCATGA
- a CDS encoding MDR family MFS transporter, giving the protein MVRLKSLTGGFDRSFWSVCAGLFTNQIGAMVLTYLGYYLTQEQGLSVTAAGTVLTAAGIGGVVCQWVGGILVDRLGYRSVMAGSMSLTGFALLFLASSDQIGPIVVCTFLVGATAEMYRPAVAALVAHQFSPQDLPRAYSFVYWAVNVGYGCSMILGGVLVRHGYTSLFYVNSATCVAAGLLVWRSLPALGRSGAVPGEAPPKGGFLGILRDRLMLGYLMVTLCYGVVFRQAGTTLPLAMSLDGLSPSLFGFIMGVNAVVVVVFQPLSVPVVSRMDPHRVLMLGMVLLGTGFGLTSLASSALEYCATVIVWSLGEIAFSAVNQAIVAPLAPAHLRGRYYGLYGMVWATAMLAAPLLGTRLLEHGAALLWGVCAGLCAIAVCAQLLLSPHMRRREAV; this is encoded by the coding sequence GTGGTCCGGCTGAAGTCACTGACGGGCGGCTTCGACCGCTCGTTCTGGAGCGTCTGCGCGGGTCTGTTCACCAACCAGATCGGCGCGATGGTCCTCACCTATCTCGGGTACTACCTCACTCAGGAACAAGGTCTCTCGGTCACCGCCGCGGGGACCGTTCTGACGGCGGCCGGTATCGGCGGAGTCGTCTGTCAGTGGGTGGGCGGAATCCTGGTCGACCGTCTCGGCTATCGATCGGTCATGGCCGGAAGCATGTCGCTGACCGGCTTCGCCCTGCTGTTCCTCGCCTCATCGGATCAGATCGGGCCCATCGTCGTCTGTACCTTTCTGGTCGGGGCCACGGCGGAGATGTACCGGCCGGCGGTCGCGGCCCTGGTGGCCCACCAGTTCTCCCCGCAGGATCTGCCGCGGGCCTACAGCTTCGTCTACTGGGCGGTGAATGTCGGTTACGGATGTTCCATGATCCTCGGCGGGGTGCTGGTACGGCACGGCTATACCTCCCTCTTCTATGTCAACTCCGCCACCTGCGTGGCGGCGGGGCTCCTGGTATGGCGTTCCCTTCCGGCGCTCGGCAGGAGTGGGGCGGTGCCGGGAGAGGCCCCGCCGAAGGGCGGGTTCCTGGGGATTCTGCGGGACCGGCTGATGCTCGGATATCTCATGGTCACGCTCTGCTACGGAGTGGTGTTCCGTCAGGCGGGAACGACGCTTCCCCTGGCCATGAGCCTCGATGGCCTGTCCCCTTCCCTGTTCGGTTTCATCATGGGGGTCAACGCGGTCGTGGTCGTGGTCTTCCAGCCCCTCTCGGTGCCCGTCGTCAGCAGAATGGACCCGCACCGGGTCCTGATGCTCGGAATGGTGCTGCTGGGGACCGGATTCGGTTTGACCTCCCTGGCCTCCTCCGCCCTTGAGTACTGCGCAACGGTGATCGTCTGGTCCTTGGGGGAAATCGCGTTCAGCGCGGTCAACCAGGCCATCGTGGCGCCCTTGGCCCCCGCGCATCTGCGCGGGCGGTACTACGGCCTGTACGGAATGGTGTGGGCCACCGCCATGCTGGCGGCCCCCCTTCTCGGCACCCGCCTTCTGGAGCACGGGGCCGCGCTGCTCTGGGGGGTGTGCGCCGGGCTGTGCGCCATCGCTGTCTGCGCTCAGCTCCTGCTCTCCCCGCACATGCGGCGCAGAGAAGCGGTATGA
- a CDS encoding D-alanine--D-alanine ligase family protein — protein MRVAILAGGPSPEGQGSFLSADAAGQALRELGHETEVVDISVPDFWKRLPDFEAAFIAGHGWYAEDGKLQGLLEVMGLPYTGSGVLASSVGMHKPTFKSLMVAHGIETLPWEPVSRGATAAQISRVTAGIGLPLFAKPASNGESFEAGIVRSDKDLRELLAEEGEYSSDEFIAEPFLTGNTFTVGVLDIDGKIEALPVLEAVSLREFYDSEAKQDPSLHEYRCPAPIPDSLRDRMQELAVRVFTVCGCRGVARVDFMLSEDRPVVLEVNTVPGLTLQGNLAAMAKASGLGYRRVVEIMLQSAFDRPAYCP, from the coding sequence ATGCGTGTTGCCATTCTGGCCGGAGGGCCGAGCCCTGAAGGCCAGGGCTCCTTCCTGTCGGCCGACGCTGCCGGGCAGGCGCTGCGGGAACTGGGCCACGAGACAGAAGTGGTCGATATATCGGTGCCGGATTTCTGGAAGCGGCTTCCGGACTTCGAGGCGGCCTTCATCGCCGGACACGGATGGTATGCGGAGGACGGAAAACTCCAAGGGCTGCTGGAGGTGATGGGGCTGCCCTACACCGGATCGGGAGTGCTGGCCAGCTCCGTCGGGATGCACAAACCCACGTTCAAGAGTCTTATGGTGGCCCATGGGATAGAGACGCTTCCCTGGGAACCCGTGAGCAGGGGCGCCACAGCCGCGCAGATATCCCGGGTGACAGCCGGGATCGGGCTGCCGCTCTTCGCCAAGCCCGCCTCCAACGGCGAGAGCTTCGAGGCGGGCATCGTCAGGTCGGACAAGGATCTCCGGGAACTCCTCGCCGAGGAAGGCGAGTACAGCTCGGACGAGTTCATCGCGGAGCCCTTCCTCACGGGGAACACCTTTACCGTGGGAGTTCTCGACATCGACGGCAAGATCGAGGCGCTTCCCGTGCTGGAGGCCGTCTCGCTGCGGGAGTTCTACGACAGCGAGGCGAAGCAGGACCCCTCACTGCACGAGTACCGGTGCCCCGCGCCGATCCCCGATTCCCTCAGGGACCGTATGCAGGAGCTGGCCGTCCGGGTGTTCACCGTCTGCGGCTGCCGCGGGGTGGCCCGCGTCGACTTCATGCTCAGCGAGGACCGTCCCGTGGTGCTGGAGGTCAACACCGTCCCCGGGCTGACCCTCCAGGGAAATCTGGCGGCCATGGCCAAAGCCTCCGGTCTCGGGTACCGGAGGGTCGTCGAGATCATGCTCCAGAGCGCTTTTGACCGGCCTGCCTACTGCCCCTGA
- the alr gene encoding alanine racemase — MHRSEITLDLDAVRHNARQLIKMVDGAELWAVVKGNAYGHGAVPVAGAALEAGARALCVATLGEGLALRERFPRARIVVLGPVGPGSVPAASRAGLECVAHDDASLEALSGAVEYHIKVNLGLNRYGFDRIPDRLREQPVGVFGQFSHAHVDLEVTALQLARFLEQCEAVPRATRHVCNSSAALSLPAARLDAVRSGSALLGVSLMTNPSSRLPLRPALSWISCLAQVRNLPAGAAVGYEGAHRVTRPTVTGVVPVGYGDGFVSRLVGTTVLVGDEPATVIGSVSMDALTVALPRRFPIGTPVTLIGDGLPMESHLRFASMANWELCTGLSNDPLRVHRRILNDHSGSLPVS; from the coding sequence ATGCACAGAAGTGAAATCACACTCGATCTGGATGCGGTTCGGCACAATGCGCGGCAGCTGATAAAGATGGTCGACGGCGCCGAATTATGGGCGGTTGTCAAGGGGAACGCCTATGGGCACGGCGCGGTCCCGGTGGCCGGGGCGGCGCTGGAGGCCGGGGCCCGGGCGCTCTGTGTGGCGACCCTCGGCGAGGGGCTGGCGTTACGCGAGAGATTCCCCCGGGCCCGCATTGTCGTCCTCGGGCCTGTGGGCCCCGGCTCCGTCCCCGCCGCGAGCCGCGCGGGCCTGGAGTGCGTCGCACACGACGATGCCAGCCTCGAAGCGCTCTCCGGTGCCGTCGAATACCACATCAAGGTGAATCTGGGGCTGAACAGATACGGATTCGATCGGATTCCGGACCGTCTGCGGGAGCAACCGGTCGGTGTCTTCGGGCAGTTCTCCCACGCCCATGTCGACCTGGAGGTCACCGCGCTCCAGCTCGCCCGGTTCCTGGAGCAGTGCGAGGCGGTACCCCGGGCGACGCGCCATGTCTGCAACAGCTCGGCGGCGCTCTCCCTGCCGGCGGCCCGGCTGGACGCGGTGCGTTCGGGGAGTGCCCTGCTCGGCGTCTCCCTGATGACGAATCCGTCCAGCCGTCTCCCACTGCGGCCCGCACTGAGCTGGATCAGCTGTCTCGCCCAGGTGAGAAACCTTCCGGCCGGTGCCGCCGTCGGCTACGAAGGGGCCCATCGGGTCACCCGGCCGACGGTGACGGGAGTCGTTCCGGTCGGCTACGGCGACGGCTTCGTGTCCCGGCTGGTCGGCACCACGGTTCTGGTCGGGGACGAGCCCGCGACGGTGATCGGTTCGGTTTCCATGGACGCGCTGACCGTGGCACTGCCCAGGAGATTCCCGATCGGCACTCCGGTGACCCTGATAGGTGACGGCCTTCCCATGGAGAGTCATCTCCGGTTCGCCTCCATGGCCAACTGGGAGTTGTGCACGGGACTTTCGAACGATCCGCTGCGGGTCCACCGGAGAATACTCAACGATCATTCCGGATCTTTACCCGTCAGCTAG
- a CDS encoding C39 family peptidase translates to MTDGIELIHPVPYYSQWASPGLVREIVTGEIRAADDPLWAEYGATSPEEYDWWSWRLCGMACLRMTLRHWLGVAPPPLALAAECVGAGAYVRRGDGLDGLIYAPFAAHVSSRWGLRAEAHPDLPAADVPGRLASGELLMLSVHPAIREPHRVPPGKGGHLVLAVGATPEHLVIHNPSGFPGGSQEFARVPWNDLDRFYAGRGVTLARP, encoded by the coding sequence ATGACCGATGGCATCGAGTTGATCCACCCTGTCCCCTATTACTCCCAGTGGGCCTCGCCCGGGCTGGTGCGCGAGATCGTGACGGGGGAGATCCGCGCCGCCGACGACCCCCTGTGGGCCGAGTACGGAGCCACGAGCCCCGAGGAGTACGACTGGTGGTCCTGGCGGCTGTGCGGCATGGCCTGTCTGCGGATGACGCTCCGCCACTGGCTGGGCGTGGCGCCGCCGCCCCTCGCCCTGGCGGCCGAGTGCGTCGGGGCCGGAGCCTATGTCCGGCGTGGGGACGGACTGGACGGGCTGATCTACGCGCCGTTCGCCGCCCATGTCTCCTCCCGCTGGGGACTCCGCGCCGAGGCGCACCCGGACCTCCCCGCCGCGGACGTCCCGGGCCGCCTCGCCTCCGGCGAGCTGCTGATGCTCTCGGTGCACCCCGCCATCCGTGAGCCGCACCGCGTACCGCCGGGGAAGGGCGGTCATCTCGTGCTGGCGGTCGGGGCCACCCCGGAGCATCTGGTGATCCACAACCCGTCCGGATTCCCCGGCGGTTCGCAGGAGTTCGCGCGCGTGCCCTGGAACGATCTCGACCGGTTCTACGCCGGACGCGGAGTGACGCTCGCCCGGCCCTGA
- a CDS encoding flavin reductase family protein: MGHAAMAETAIRYLRSAASQAAATGAGGDAAAGDGEAAVPGPRARLRAVGVDERAPGAAGQPPADIDAGEFRRVLGGFPSGVTVITAHTPDDPAGPAGFACQSFSALSLDPPLVVFMVGRTSSTWPRIARAGGFCVNVLNEDQGALCRGFAVSGADGRDKFAGVAHRPAPVTGSPLLTGAQAWLDCRVHAVHPGGDHLIVVGRVLGLGAADDGAGEPLVFHRGAFRRLARPQP, translated from the coding sequence ATGGGACACGCAGCCATGGCCGAGACCGCCATCCGCTATCTCCGCTCGGCCGCCTCCCAGGCCGCCGCGACCGGGGCGGGCGGCGATGCCGCCGCCGGGGACGGGGAGGCCGCCGTGCCGGGTCCGCGGGCGCGGCTGCGGGCCGTCGGGGTGGACGAGCGGGCCCCCGGGGCGGCCGGGCAGCCGCCGGCGGACATCGACGCGGGGGAGTTCCGGCGGGTGCTCGGGGGCTTCCCGAGCGGGGTGACCGTGATCACCGCGCACACCCCCGACGACCCGGCCGGGCCCGCCGGGTTCGCCTGCCAGTCCTTCTCCGCGCTCTCCCTCGATCCGCCGCTCGTGGTCTTCATGGTGGGACGGACCTCCTCGACCTGGCCGAGAATCGCCCGTGCCGGGGGGTTCTGTGTGAACGTGCTGAACGAGGATCAGGGCGCGCTCTGCCGGGGGTTCGCGGTGAGCGGCGCGGACGGGCGGGACAAGTTCGCCGGGGTGGCGCACCGCCCGGCGCCGGTCACCGGGTCCCCGCTGCTCACGGGGGCGCAGGCGTGGCTGGACTGCCGGGTCCACGCCGTGCACCCCGGGGGCGACCATCTGATCGTGGTGGGGCGGGTGCTCGGTCTCGGGGCGGCCGATGACGGCGCGGGGGAGCCGCTGGTCTTCCACCGGGGCGCCTTCCGTCGGCTCGCCCGGCCGCAGCCGTAG